In one window of Micromonospora cathayae DNA:
- a CDS encoding response regulator: MIRVFLLDDHEVVRRGLADLLTSSGDIEVVGESGSAPEAARRIPALRPDVAILDARLPDGNGIDVCRDIRAVDSSIKGLILTSYEDDEALFAAIMAGAAGYVLKQIRGTDLVDAVRRVAAGQSLLDPAITTRVLERIRSGVEQPRELKSLTEQERRILEYVAEGLTNREIAGKMFLAEKTVKNYVSSVLAKLGLERRTQAAVLATRLLGHRP; encoded by the coding sequence ATGATCCGGGTGTTTCTCCTCGACGACCATGAGGTCGTCCGTCGTGGCCTCGCCGACCTGCTCACCAGCAGCGGCGACATCGAGGTGGTCGGCGAGTCCGGCTCCGCTCCCGAGGCGGCACGCCGCATCCCGGCGCTCCGGCCGGACGTGGCGATCCTCGACGCCCGGCTCCCCGACGGCAACGGCATCGACGTCTGCCGGGACATCCGGGCCGTCGACTCGTCGATCAAGGGCCTGATCCTCACCTCGTACGAGGACGACGAGGCGCTCTTCGCGGCGATCATGGCGGGCGCGGCCGGGTACGTGCTCAAGCAGATCCGGGGCACCGACCTGGTGGACGCGGTCCGCCGGGTGGCGGCCGGGCAGTCGCTGCTCGACCCGGCGATCACCACCCGGGTGCTGGAGCGCATCCGCAGCGGCGTGGAGCAGCCCCGGGAACTCAAGTCGCTCACCGAGCAGGAACGGCGGATCCTGGAGTACGTCGCCGAAGGGCTGACCAACCGGGAGATCGCCGGCAAGATGTTCCTGGCCGAGAAGACCGTGAAGAACTACGTCTCCAGTGTGCTGGCCAAACTCGGCCTGGAGCGGCGTACCCAGGCCGCGGTGCTGGCCACCCGGCTGCTCGGCCACCGCCCCTGA
- a CDS encoding GAF domain-containing sensor histidine kinase codes for MSPLSRVRLDELLQEMLDRVGEVVTSRERLRALLDAVVGIGTDLDLHSTLQRIVRSACELVGARYGALGIVGPDRMLHDFIVHGVTPEQHAAIGDLPHGRGVLGLLIDDPRPLRMPDITQHPKSYGFPPNHPPMHTFLGVPVRIRDQVFGNLYLAEKQGGVQFTEDDEEIVVALAAAAGVAIENARLYALAHRRERWLAATAEITSVLLGEVRRTDALALVARRAREVAEAELALVLLYDEDADQFTVEVVDGAGDRVRELLGAVLPAGETTFRGSVTEHRHELLDNLAEAAPWPAPVTAGPAVVSPLAAADTLHGVLVTAHQPDRGGTTDDDVALLRSFAGQAALAMERARGQEERELLVVLEDRERIARDLHDVVIQRLFATGLQLQSAAPMSTRPDVAKRINAAVDDLDATIRDIRRTIFELRTPMSAALRTEIREAVDAAAESLGFRPELDLDGPVDSAVPESVRPDLLAVLREALSNAVRHARASRVRVAVHVDAGRVTVLVADDGVGTDPAAARSGLVNLRDRAEGLGGEFEIRPVDPHGTELCWSVPLRD; via the coding sequence CTGAGTCCGCTGTCCCGGGTCCGGCTGGACGAACTGCTCCAGGAGATGCTCGACCGGGTCGGCGAGGTGGTCACCAGCCGGGAACGGCTCCGCGCGCTGCTCGACGCGGTGGTCGGCATCGGCACCGACCTCGACCTGCACAGCACCCTGCAACGAATCGTGCGGTCGGCCTGCGAGCTGGTCGGGGCCCGGTACGGCGCGCTCGGCATCGTCGGCCCGGACCGGATGCTGCACGACTTCATCGTGCACGGCGTCACCCCCGAGCAGCACGCCGCCATCGGTGACCTGCCGCACGGCCGGGGCGTGCTCGGGCTGCTCATCGACGACCCGCGTCCGCTGCGCATGCCGGACATCACCCAGCACCCGAAGTCGTACGGCTTCCCACCCAACCACCCGCCGATGCACACCTTCCTCGGGGTGCCGGTCCGCATCCGCGACCAGGTCTTCGGCAACCTGTACCTGGCCGAGAAGCAGGGCGGCGTGCAGTTCACCGAGGACGACGAGGAGATCGTCGTCGCGCTCGCCGCCGCGGCCGGCGTGGCGATCGAGAACGCCCGCCTGTACGCGCTGGCGCACCGGCGGGAACGCTGGCTCGCCGCCACCGCCGAGATCACCTCGGTGCTGCTGGGCGAGGTCCGGCGCACCGACGCGCTGGCCCTGGTGGCCCGCCGGGCCCGCGAGGTCGCCGAGGCCGAACTGGCGCTGGTGCTCCTCTACGACGAGGACGCCGACCAGTTCACCGTGGAGGTCGTCGACGGGGCCGGCGACCGGGTCCGGGAACTGCTCGGCGCGGTGCTGCCGGCCGGGGAGACCACCTTCCGCGGCTCGGTCACCGAGCACCGGCACGAACTGCTCGACAATCTCGCCGAGGCGGCGCCCTGGCCCGCGCCGGTGACCGCCGGCCCGGCGGTGGTGTCCCCGCTCGCCGCCGCCGACACCCTGCACGGTGTGCTGGTGACCGCGCACCAGCCGGACCGGGGCGGCACCACCGACGACGACGTGGCCCTGCTGCGCAGCTTCGCCGGGCAGGCCGCGCTGGCCATGGAACGGGCCCGGGGCCAGGAGGAACGCGAGCTGCTGGTGGTCCTGGAGGACCGCGAACGCATCGCCCGGGACCTGCACGACGTGGTGATCCAGCGGCTCTTCGCCACCGGCCTGCAGTTGCAGAGCGCCGCCCCGATGTCCACCCGGCCGGACGTGGCGAAACGCATCAACGCCGCGGTGGACGACCTGGACGCCACCATCCGGGACATCCGGCGCACCATCTTCGAGCTGCGTACCCCGATGAGCGCCGCGCTGCGCACCGAGATCCGCGAAGCCGTCGATGCCGCCGCCGAGTCCCTCGGGTTCCGGCCCGAACTGGACCTCGACGGCCCGGTCGACAGCGCGGTGCCCGAGTCGGTCCGCCCCGACCTGCTCGCCGTGCTGCGGGAGGCGCTGTCCAACGCGGTCCGGCACGCCCGCGCCAGCCGGGTGCGGGTCGCGGTGCACGTCGACGCCGGCCGGGTCACCGTGCTGGTCGCCGACGACGGGGTGGGCACCGACCCGGCCGCCGCCCGCAGCGGGCTGGTCAACCTACGGGACCGCGCCGAAGGGCTCGGCGGGGAGTTCGAGATCCGGCCGGTCGACCCGCACGGCACCGAACTGTGCTGGAGCGTCCCGCTGCGGGACTGA
- a CDS encoding heavy metal translocating P-type ATPase: MGDRGCVPERPVDRGGRRWWQRWQWLPLTVLTVVVLVGAGLWLAGQRGVAGLVWAAVTLATLLPAAASMLRQLWHRRFGVDVIAVLALAGALVVGEYLAGAVVALMLATGRSLEAYAQRRATRDLRALLARAPRTARRRRADGTIEQVPLDTVRAGDRLLVGPGDVVPVDGTVTEPVTLDESVVTGESRLVSRAAGDRVASGVVNAGAGFGLVATADAAGSTYAGIVRLAEEATARKAPMVRLADRYAAVFVPFTLVLAGLAGLLSGDLVRAVAVLVVATPCPLLLATPIAIVSGLSRVARRGVLVRDGGSLELLGRARTLLLDKTGTLTAGRPRAAETVTAPGGDRDEVLRLAASVEQLSPHVLAAALVRQARERGLTLTEPTGVTEEPGRGVRGRVAGRTVRVGQLTDDLPDWARRVRDRAESDGRSTVWVSGDDGPLGVILLEDPVRPDARRTVDRLRQAGLTRVVMVTGDRSAIAGQVARTVGVDDVVAQCPPREKVERVRQEARRAVTVMVGDGVNDAPALAEAHVGVAMGATGARASADVADAVLTVDRLDRLADAVEIARYARRIAVQSATVGMGLAVLAMLVAAAGRLPPVAGAFLQEGIDVVVILNALRALGGGLARPEVPRTPD; encoded by the coding sequence ATGGGGGACCGTGGGTGCGTCCCGGAGCGACCGGTCGACCGGGGTGGCCGCCGGTGGTGGCAGCGGTGGCAGTGGTTGCCGCTGACCGTGCTGACCGTGGTGGTGCTGGTCGGCGCGGGACTGTGGCTGGCCGGTCAGCGGGGCGTGGCCGGGCTGGTCTGGGCGGCGGTGACCCTGGCGACGCTGCTGCCGGCCGCCGCGTCGATGCTGCGGCAGCTCTGGCACCGGCGGTTCGGGGTGGACGTGATCGCCGTCCTCGCGCTGGCCGGCGCGCTGGTCGTCGGCGAGTACCTGGCCGGGGCGGTGGTGGCGCTGATGCTCGCCACCGGCCGGTCGTTGGAGGCGTACGCGCAGCGCCGCGCCACCCGGGACCTGCGGGCGCTGCTGGCCCGTGCGCCCCGTACCGCCCGGCGGCGGCGCGCCGACGGCACCATCGAGCAGGTGCCGCTGGACACGGTACGGGCCGGGGACCGGCTGCTGGTCGGCCCGGGTGACGTGGTGCCGGTCGACGGGACGGTGACCGAGCCGGTCACCCTGGACGAGTCGGTGGTGACCGGGGAGTCACGGCTGGTGTCCCGGGCGGCGGGGGACCGGGTGGCCAGCGGCGTGGTCAACGCGGGGGCCGGGTTCGGGCTGGTCGCCACAGCGGACGCGGCGGGCAGCACGTACGCGGGCATCGTCCGGCTGGCCGAGGAGGCCACCGCCCGCAAGGCCCCGATGGTGCGGCTGGCCGACCGGTACGCGGCGGTGTTCGTGCCGTTCACCCTGGTCCTGGCCGGGCTGGCCGGGCTGCTCTCCGGTGACCTGGTGCGGGCGGTGGCGGTGCTGGTGGTGGCGACGCCCTGTCCGCTGCTGCTGGCCACCCCGATCGCGATCGTGTCCGGGCTGTCCCGGGTGGCCCGGCGCGGGGTGCTGGTCCGCGACGGCGGTTCGCTGGAGCTGCTGGGCCGGGCCCGGACCCTGCTGCTGGACAAGACCGGCACGCTCACCGCCGGGCGGCCCCGGGCCGCCGAGACGGTCACCGCGCCGGGCGGCGACCGGGACGAGGTGCTGCGGCTGGCCGCGTCGGTGGAGCAGCTCTCCCCGCACGTGCTGGCCGCCGCGCTGGTCCGGCAGGCCCGGGAGCGCGGGTTGACGCTCACCGAGCCGACCGGCGTCACCGAGGAACCGGGCCGTGGGGTGCGCGGCCGGGTGGCCGGGCGGACGGTGCGGGTCGGTCAGCTCACCGACGACCTGCCCGACTGGGCGCGCCGGGTACGCGACCGCGCCGAGTCGGACGGCCGGTCCACCGTCTGGGTCAGCGGCGACGACGGCCCGCTCGGCGTGATCCTGCTGGAGGACCCGGTGCGGCCGGACGCCCGGCGCACCGTCGACCGGCTGCGGCAGGCCGGGCTGACCCGGGTGGTGATGGTCACCGGTGACCGGTCGGCGATCGCCGGGCAGGTCGCCCGGACGGTCGGGGTGGACGACGTGGTGGCCCAGTGCCCGCCCCGGGAGAAGGTCGAGCGGGTCCGGCAGGAGGCCCGGCGGGCGGTCACCGTGATGGTCGGCGACGGGGTGAACGACGCCCCGGCGCTGGCCGAGGCGCACGTCGGGGTGGCGATGGGCGCGACCGGGGCGCGGGCCTCGGCCGACGTGGCCGACGCGGTGCTCACCGTGGACCGGCTGGACCGGCTGGCCGACGCGGTGGAGATCGCCCGGTACGCCCGCCGGATCGCGGTGCAGAGCGCCACCGTGGGGATGGGGCTGGCGGTGCTGGCGATGCTGGTCGCGGCGGCCGGGCGGCTGCCGCCGGTGGCCGGGGCGTTTCTCCAGGAGGGCATCGACGTGGTGGTGATCCTCAACGCGTTGCGGGCGCTCGGCGGCGGGTTGGCCCGTCCGGAGGTGCCCCGCACCCCCGACTGA
- a CDS encoding universal stress protein codes for MSDEILVGYDGSPDASTALAWALDEAGRTGQPVRLAYVFEWLTVAGWVGPSVTPGAWPDETARRQVEELVHKAASDAAAAHPGLTVHGEVFDGPPALVLQERSAEAALLVLGSRGHGGFTGLLTGSTAVSVSAHAHCPVVVVRGDAPTATGKRIVVGVDGSELSLVALGFAVERAEQRGVPLHVVRTWAAAQWRTQGFDPDEADATERTTLAEELARWRESFPNVPVTTQVGPGNPASALVEASREAQLVVVGSRGRGGLRGTLLGSVSQQVLQHAHCPVAVVRER; via the coding sequence ATGAGCGACGAGATCCTGGTCGGCTACGACGGCTCCCCCGACGCGTCGACCGCCCTGGCCTGGGCGCTGGACGAGGCCGGCCGGACCGGCCAGCCGGTGCGGCTGGCGTACGTGTTCGAATGGCTGACGGTGGCCGGGTGGGTCGGGCCGAGCGTCACCCCCGGGGCGTGGCCCGACGAGACGGCCCGCCGGCAGGTGGAGGAACTGGTGCACAAGGCGGCCAGCGACGCCGCCGCCGCGCACCCCGGTCTGACCGTGCACGGCGAGGTGTTCGACGGGCCACCCGCCCTGGTCCTGCAGGAACGTTCCGCCGAGGCGGCCCTGCTGGTGCTGGGCAGCCGCGGCCACGGCGGCTTCACCGGCCTGCTCACCGGCTCCACGGCGGTGTCGGTGTCCGCGCACGCGCACTGCCCGGTCGTGGTGGTCCGGGGCGACGCGCCGACCGCCACCGGGAAGCGGATCGTGGTCGGGGTGGACGGCTCGGAGCTGTCCCTGGTGGCGCTCGGGTTCGCGGTGGAACGCGCCGAGCAGCGGGGCGTACCGCTGCACGTGGTCCGTACCTGGGCGGCGGCGCAGTGGCGGACGCAGGGCTTCGACCCGGACGAGGCCGACGCGACCGAACGCACCACCCTGGCCGAGGAACTGGCCCGGTGGCGGGAGAGCTTCCCGAACGTGCCGGTGACCACCCAGGTGGGGCCCGGGAACCCGGCGTCCGCGCTGGTGGAGGCGAGCCGGGAGGCGCAGCTGGTGGTGGTCGGCAGCCGGGGGCGGGGCGGGCTGCGCGGCACGCTGCTCGGTTCGGTCAGCCAGCAGGTGCTGCAGCACGCGCACTGCCCGGTGGCGGTGGTCCGGGAACGCTGA
- a CDS encoding multicopper oxidase family protein codes for MDRRRALTLGGLAVGGAAILPSAGAAGAGAARHSGHHGHGGTDPVRTVAAATVEPFGVALPVPPVLRPVYVGGDADLYQLPVRAGTTEILPGVATPVLGFDGRFVGPTIRARRGRAVALQVTNQLGHPTNVHLHGGFVPPAHDGHPMDVIAPGATRSYAYPNLQQAATLWYHDHAHHMEAEHIYRGLHGFYLISDDAEQALGLPSGQYDVPILLRDALIGADGSLVFDPADADNRPTVLANGKPQPYLRVAARRYRFRLLNGSLHRIFRLRLDRGQLIQIGTDGGLLPAPVAVSEVKLTPGERAEVVIDFAGQPVGTRVVLEDTSGPVVGFDVVGTATDDSRLPDRLIPLPALPTATVTRDLALSFDPAKVAFTINGQTYDATRVDARVVNGTTEIWRVTNLDTRFNIDHDFHLHMIQFRLLDRDGVPPAPGEAGWKDTVHVPPGSTVRVQATFSGFTGRYVYHCHFPEHSSFGMMAQLEVVNRTA; via the coding sequence ATGGACAGACGACGCGCGCTCACGCTCGGAGGGCTGGCCGTCGGGGGTGCGGCGATCCTCCCGTCCGCCGGGGCCGCCGGCGCTGGTGCGGCCCGGCACAGCGGGCACCACGGGCACGGTGGTACCGACCCGGTCCGGACCGTCGCGGCGGCGACGGTCGAGCCGTTCGGCGTCGCCCTGCCGGTCCCGCCGGTGCTGCGCCCGGTGTACGTCGGTGGCGACGCGGACCTGTACCAGCTTCCGGTGCGGGCCGGCACCACCGAGATCCTCCCCGGGGTCGCCACACCCGTCCTGGGCTTCGACGGCCGGTTCGTCGGCCCCACCATCAGGGCCCGCCGGGGGCGGGCGGTGGCCCTCCAGGTGACCAACCAGCTCGGCCACCCGACCAACGTGCACCTGCACGGCGGTTTCGTGCCACCGGCGCACGACGGTCACCCGATGGACGTGATCGCCCCGGGCGCGACCCGCAGCTACGCGTACCCGAACCTCCAGCAGGCCGCCACGCTGTGGTACCACGACCACGCCCACCACATGGAGGCCGAGCACATCTACCGGGGGCTGCACGGCTTCTATCTGATCTCCGACGACGCGGAGCAGGCGCTGGGCCTGCCGTCCGGCCAGTACGACGTCCCGATCCTGCTGCGTGACGCGCTGATCGGCGCGGACGGCAGCCTGGTCTTCGACCCGGCCGACGCGGACAACCGGCCCACCGTGCTGGCCAACGGCAAGCCGCAACCGTATCTGCGGGTGGCCGCCCGCCGGTACCGGTTCCGGCTGCTCAACGGCTCACTGCACCGGATCTTCCGGTTGCGGCTCGACCGGGGACAGCTCATCCAGATCGGCACCGACGGCGGCCTGCTACCGGCCCCGGTGGCGGTCTCCGAGGTGAAGCTGACCCCGGGGGAACGGGCCGAGGTGGTGATCGACTTCGCCGGCCAGCCGGTCGGTACCCGGGTGGTGCTGGAGGACACCTCCGGGCCGGTGGTCGGCTTCGACGTGGTCGGCACGGCCACCGACGACAGCCGGCTGCCGGACCGGCTGATCCCGCTGCCGGCGCTGCCCACCGCGACGGTCACCCGGGACCTGGCGCTCAGCTTCGACCCGGCCAAGGTCGCCTTCACCATCAACGGCCAGACGTACGACGCGACCCGGGTGGACGCCCGGGTCGTCAACGGGACCACCGAGATCTGGCGGGTCACCAACCTGGACACCCGGTTCAACATCGACCACGACTTCCACCTGCACATGATCCAGTTCCGGCTGCTGGACCGGGACGGCGTCCCGCCGGCACCCGGAGAGGCCGGCTGGAAGGACACCGTGCACGTGCCGCCGGGCTCCACCGTCCGGGTGCAGGCCACCTTCTCCGGGTTCACCGGCAGGTACGTCTACCACTGCCACTTCCCGGAGCACTCGTCGTTCGGGATGATGGCGCAGCTCGAGGTGGTGAACCGGACCGCCTGA
- a CDS encoding Acg family FMN-binding oxidoreductase — MSHETTARSLTTAYAEAAATAGYAPSVHNTQPWRWRVLPDALELRTVADRQLAATDPEGRLLTLSCGTALHHARVALTAEGWTPAVERLPDPAEPELLARITGSRRDGVDPEAMRLVQCMQVRHTDRRPVSDEPVSTATLDEITRAASDQGAQLQVLDGGQMLELAAAAGHAGAVEADDPRLREELAYWTSRTDTGTGLPPEVLPEQAPQTTVPGRDFGRAGSLPIGPGHDRAAVYAILFGDADEPDSWLKAGEALSAAWLTATRLGVSVVPLSGVVEVDGTRQTLRRLLAGLGFPYLVLRLGHADPAHTGPAHTPRLATAQVVDTSAVRDRS, encoded by the coding sequence ATGAGCCACGAGACGACGGCACGTTCGTTGACCACCGCGTACGCGGAGGCCGCCGCCACCGCCGGCTACGCCCCCTCGGTGCACAACACCCAGCCGTGGCGCTGGCGGGTGCTCCCCGACGCGCTGGAGCTGCGGACGGTCGCCGACCGGCAGCTCGCCGCGACCGACCCGGAGGGGCGGCTGCTCACCCTGAGCTGCGGTACGGCCCTGCACCACGCCCGGGTGGCGCTGACCGCCGAGGGCTGGACGCCGGCCGTGGAGCGGCTGCCCGACCCGGCGGAACCGGAACTGCTGGCCCGGATCACCGGTTCCCGCCGCGACGGGGTCGACCCGGAGGCGATGCGTCTGGTGCAGTGCATGCAGGTCCGGCACACCGACCGGCGGCCGGTCAGCGACGAGCCGGTGTCCACCGCCACGCTCGACGAGATCACCCGGGCGGCCAGCGACCAGGGCGCCCAGCTGCAGGTCCTGGACGGCGGCCAGATGCTGGAACTCGCCGCGGCCGCCGGCCACGCCGGCGCGGTGGAGGCCGACGACCCACGGCTGCGGGAGGAGCTGGCGTACTGGACCAGCCGCACCGACACCGGCACCGGCCTGCCGCCGGAGGTGCTGCCCGAGCAGGCCCCGCAGACCACCGTGCCGGGCCGGGACTTCGGCCGGGCCGGCAGCCTGCCGATCGGTCCGGGCCACGACCGGGCGGCGGTGTACGCGATCCTGTTCGGCGACGCCGACGAGCCGGACAGCTGGCTGAAGGCCGGCGAGGCGCTCTCCGCGGCCTGGTTGACCGCCACCCGGCTGGGCGTGTCCGTGGTGCCGCTCAGCGGCGTGGTGGAGGTGGACGGCACCCGGCAGACCCTGCGTCGGCTGCTGGCCGGGCTGGGCTTCCCGTACCTGGTCCTGCGGCTGGGGCACGCCGACCCGGCGCACACCGGCCCGGCGCACACCCCCCGGCTCGCCACCGCACAGGTGGTGGACACCTCGGCCGTCCGCGACCGGAGCTGA
- a CDS encoding Acg family FMN-binding oxidoreductase produces MDVGYTVEQLRAAAADAVRAPSLHNTQPWRFRLRDGGIELAVDPTRRLPATDPSGWGVRLSGGAALHNLRLALAAAGTPASVRLRPYPGEPDVLARLVPDLPRRPTPTELSLHAAVPRRFSNRRPFWPDPVPADVRWRLGEAARAEQCWLELVIGTSAVNAFAEIARSAHRVLERDPAYRAERIAWTRAAPADDGVPAAAGGPQSEPQDLLPARGFGGLDRPPGRDFEPEPLVAVLISAGNTATDQIVAGQALQRVLLTATDAGLAVSMLSQPIEVPGAREQLRLSLGRFGTPQMVLRIGYGQPGRATPRRAVDEVLDLPVPQV; encoded by the coding sequence ATGGACGTCGGCTACACCGTCGAACAGTTGCGCGCCGCGGCTGCGGACGCCGTCCGGGCCCCGTCGCTGCACAACACCCAGCCGTGGCGGTTCCGGCTGCGCGACGGCGGGATCGAACTCGCCGTCGACCCGACCCGCCGGCTGCCCGCCACCGACCCGAGCGGCTGGGGTGTCCGGCTGTCCGGCGGGGCGGCCCTGCACAACCTGCGGCTCGCCCTGGCCGCCGCCGGCACCCCGGCCTCGGTGCGGCTGCGCCCGTACCCGGGCGAACCGGACGTGTTGGCCCGGCTGGTCCCGGACCTGCCGCGCCGGCCCACCCCGACCGAGCTGAGCCTGCACGCGGCCGTCCCGCGCCGGTTCAGCAACCGTCGGCCGTTCTGGCCCGACCCGGTACCGGCGGACGTGCGCTGGCGGCTCGGCGAAGCCGCGCGGGCCGAGCAGTGCTGGCTGGAACTGGTGATCGGCACCAGCGCGGTGAACGCGTTCGCCGAGATCGCCCGCAGCGCCCACCGGGTGCTGGAACGTGACCCGGCGTACCGGGCCGAACGGATCGCGTGGACCCGGGCCGCCCCCGCCGACGACGGGGTGCCGGCCGCCGCCGGTGGCCCGCAGAGCGAACCCCAGGACCTGCTGCCGGCCCGGGGCTTCGGCGGCCTCGACCGCCCGCCGGGCCGGGACTTCGAGCCGGAGCCGCTGGTGGCCGTGCTCATCTCGGCCGGCAACACCGCCACCGACCAGATCGTCGCCGGGCAGGCCCTGCAACGGGTGCTGCTGACCGCCACCGACGCCGGACTGGCCGTGTCGATGCTCTCCCAGCCGATCGAGGTGCCCGGCGCACGGGAACAGCTGCGGCTGTCGCTGGGCCGGTTCGGCACCCCGCAGATGGTGCTGCGGATCGGGTACGGCCAGCCGGGGCGGGCCACCCCCCGCCGCGCCGTCGACGAGGTCCTCGACCTGCCGGTGCCGCAGGTCTGA